One region of Natrinema salaciae genomic DNA includes:
- a CDS encoding DUF7386 family protein has protein sequence MAKRTSLKLTDERQRKLDRASAIIAEDEYDDPPMSVVIDAALTHLLESKENLDSARNEFNPEMIQTIANTPVIGLQYRTCVESRYR, from the coding sequence ATGGCTAAACGAACCAGCCTGAAGCTCACTGACGAACGGCAACGAAAACTCGACCGTGCGAGCGCGATCATCGCCGAAGACGAGTACGACGACCCTCCAATGTCTGTCGTGATCGACGCTGCGCTCACTCATCTGCTTGAGTCGAAGGAGAATCTCGACAGCGCTCGAAATGAGTTTAATCCTGAAATGATACAGACAATCGCAAACACACCAGTAATCGGACTTCAATATCGGACTTGTGTTGAAAGCCGATATCGTTAG